Proteins encoded together in one Chelonoidis abingdonii isolate Lonesome George chromosome 1, CheloAbing_2.0, whole genome shotgun sequence window:
- the LOC116834992 gene encoding histone H2A type 2-C isoform X2 — protein sequence MSGRGKQGGKARAKAKSRSSRAGLQFPVGRVHRLLRKGNYAERVGAGAPVYMAAVLEYLTAEILELAGNAARDNKKTRIIPRHLQLAIRNDEELNKLLGKVTIAQGGVLPNIQAVLLPKKTESHKAKSK from the coding sequence ATGTCTGGTCGAGGAAAGCAGGGAGGTAAAGCGAGGGCCAAGGCAAAGTCTCGCTCCTCGCGGGCTGGGCTGCAGTTCCCGGTGGGCCGTGTGCACCGGCTGCTCCGCAAAGGTAATTATGCTGAGCGGGTGGGAGCTGGTGCCCCGGTCTATATGGCCGCGGTGCTGGAGTATCTGACCGCGGAGATTCTCGAGTTAGCCGGCAACGCTGCTCGGGATAACAAGAAAACCAGGATCATCCCACGTCATCTGCAGCTCGCCATCCGTAACGACGAAGAGCTCAATAAGCTCCTGGGGAAAGTGACGATCGCTCAAGGGGGTGTCCTGCCCAATATCCAGGCCGTGTTGCTGCCCAAGAAGACTGAGAGCCACAAGGCCAAGAGCAAGTAA
- the LOC116834991 gene encoding histone H3, with the protein MARTKQTARKSTGGKAPRKQLATKAARKSAPATGGVKKPHRYRPGTVALREIRRYQKSTELLIRKLPFQRLVREIAQDFKTDLRFQSSAVMALQEASEAYLVGLFEDTNLCAIHAKRVTIMPKDIQLARRIRGERA; encoded by the coding sequence ATGGCCAGGACCAAGCAGACCGCCCGTAAGTCTACCGGTGGCAAAGCCCCCCGTAAGCAGCTGGCTACTAAAGCTGCCCGGAAGAGCGCACCTGCCACTGGGGGAGTGAAGAAGCCTCATCGTTACCGACCCGGCACCGTGGCCCTGCGAGAGATCCGCCGCTACCAGAAATCAACTGAGCTGCTCATCCGCAAGCTgcccttccagcgcctggtgcgTGAAATCGCCCAAGATTTCAAGACCGACTTGCGCTTCCAGAGCTCGGCCGTCATGGCCCTGCAGGAGGCGAGCGAAGCCTATTTGGTGGGGCTCTTTGAGGACACCAACCTGTGCGCTATTCACGCCAAGAGAGTTACCATCATGCCCAAGGACATCCAGTTAGCCCGGCGTATCCGTGGAGAGAGGGCTTAA